One genomic segment of Hymenobacter psoromatis includes these proteins:
- a CDS encoding winged helix-turn-helix transcriptional regulator: MTNSEISSCAHTMQALRHASLVVSSKWKLQIIVALLAGTQHFRGLERGVPGISTKVLAKELKDLEAHQFIARTVYPGPPVVVEYHALPYARSLDPVIAVLKEWGLQHQERLEALEAAPRAAPVM; this comes from the coding sequence ATGACCAACTCCGAAATCTCTTCATGCGCGCACACGATGCAAGCCTTGCGCCACGCCTCGCTGGTCGTTAGCAGCAAGTGGAAACTCCAGATTATTGTCGCGCTGCTGGCGGGCACCCAGCATTTTCGCGGCCTGGAGCGGGGCGTGCCCGGCATTTCTACCAAAGTGCTGGCCAAGGAGTTAAAGGACCTGGAAGCGCATCAGTTCATCGCGCGCACGGTGTATCCCGGCCCGCCCGTGGTGGTAGAATACCACGCCTTGCCGTATGCGCGCTCGCTCGACCCCGTTATCGCGGTCTTAAAAGAGTGGGGCCTGCAGCATCAGGAGCGCCTGGAAGCCCTGGAAGCTGCGCCAAGAGCCGCGCCGGTAATGTAA
- a CDS encoding DUF4175 domain-containing protein, giving the protein MMQVAYQTATDLSAARQHLRAAGRSYAGRRLAAVALPTLAGLLLLGVLAARWPAGQPGLLVGALAVLAVAAWQLWPLRRLGPATVARQLDRLFSELEDSAGLLLHEAAQLPFLGQLQQQRVGQRLGELAATQAPLLPVSFKSSLLISGLLLISGAVAWWLPARQPAAAAAAAVALHFTPDAGRPVPMAAPRITKVELLVTPPAYTQRPAFVPTAASFQCPQGSRVRWLVRVNKAAGAAPVLELGSQKLTLRPVAGQPAQFMAEQVLSASALYRLRFAGQTSDDYAIDVRPDQLPTIRIQTPKPYTLIAAVGTRPEVPIKATLRDDYGLTRAELVITVAQGQGEAVKFREVRRDLSAALGGQPGEATVGSLLNLPKLGLTYGDELYFYLQARDNNGQTARSDAFLVQWQDTAAATSAIDMGLGVNTAPAYFRSERQIIIDTEKLIAEKPKLTAAEFTNRANALGFDQQSLRLRYGKFLGEEAEKGLGVTAGPPTADEPASPTADAPTADAPAEAKVPTPPTEADDDHDHHEAPAGRNASQTAATDALTDPYIHKHDDAETADFLEPAVKAKLHAVLDEMWAAELRLRTGQPAAARPFEYRALRLLKQVQQQTRAYVKKAGLTPTPLPEATLRLTGELKGATAPQRRETVAAPATQPTVRAALRWLATQHGQPARPADAAALEQAGAALAQAALQKPGLYLPALRALRQLATDARAGRVPCASCLAPAQRALTDLLPAPVPTAAPAATPDRLARRYFEELGR; this is encoded by the coding sequence ATGATGCAGGTAGCTTATCAGACAGCAACGGACTTGAGCGCCGCCCGGCAGCATTTGCGGGCGGCGGGGCGCAGCTACGCGGGGCGGCGGCTGGCGGCGGTAGCGCTTCCCACGCTAGCGGGCCTGTTGCTGCTGGGTGTGCTGGCGGCGCGCTGGCCGGCGGGCCAGCCGGGGCTGCTGGTGGGCGCGCTGGCGGTGCTGGCCGTGGCCGCCTGGCAGCTGTGGCCGCTGCGCCGGCTGGGTCCGGCCACCGTGGCTCGGCAGCTCGACCGGCTGTTTTCGGAGCTGGAAGACAGCGCTGGCCTGCTGCTGCACGAGGCGGCGCAGTTGCCATTTCTGGGGCAGCTGCAGCAGCAGCGGGTGGGCCAGCGGCTCGGTGAGCTGGCGGCGACGCAAGCGCCACTGCTGCCGGTTTCTTTCAAAAGCTCTTTACTAATCAGTGGCTTATTATTGATTAGCGGCGCGGTGGCTTGGTGGCTGCCGGCGCGGCAACCGGCGGCAGCGGCAGCAGCCGCGGTGGCATTGCATTTCACGCCCGACGCGGGCCGGCCGGTGCCGATGGCCGCGCCGCGCATTACCAAAGTCGAGCTGCTGGTGACGCCGCCGGCCTACACGCAGCGGCCGGCATTTGTGCCGACGGCGGCCTCGTTTCAGTGCCCGCAGGGGTCGCGGGTGCGCTGGCTGGTGCGGGTGAATAAGGCGGCCGGGGCCGCGCCGGTGCTGGAATTAGGCAGCCAGAAACTGACTTTGCGGCCGGTGGCGGGGCAGCCTGCGCAGTTTATGGCTGAGCAGGTGTTGAGTGCTTCGGCGCTGTACCGGCTGCGCTTCGCGGGGCAAACTTCCGATGACTACGCCATCGACGTGCGGCCCGACCAACTACCCACTATTCGCATTCAAACCCCTAAACCCTATACGCTTATTGCGGCAGTAGGCACCCGGCCCGAGGTGCCGATAAAGGCCACGCTGCGCGACGACTACGGCCTGACCCGCGCCGAGCTGGTCATTACCGTGGCGCAGGGGCAGGGCGAGGCGGTGAAGTTCCGGGAGGTGCGCCGCGACCTGAGCGCGGCGCTGGGCGGCCAGCCGGGCGAGGCCACGGTGGGCAGCCTGCTAAACCTGCCCAAGCTGGGGCTGACCTACGGCGACGAGCTGTATTTCTACCTGCAAGCCCGCGATAACAACGGCCAAACGGCGCGCTCCGATGCCTTTTTGGTGCAGTGGCAGGACACGGCCGCCGCCACCAGCGCCATTGATATGGGCCTGGGCGTGAACACCGCGCCGGCCTACTTTCGCTCTGAGCGCCAGATAATTATCGATACCGAAAAGCTGATTGCGGAGAAACCCAAGCTGACGGCCGCCGAGTTTACGAACCGGGCCAACGCGCTGGGTTTCGACCAGCAATCGCTGCGCCTGCGCTACGGCAAGTTTTTGGGGGAAGAAGCGGAAAAGGGCTTGGGCGTGACAGCCGGCCCGCCCACCGCCGATGAGCCGGCGTCTCCCACGGCGGACGCCCCGACCGCCGACGCGCCGGCTGAGGCTAAGGTCCCTACCCCCCCCACCGAGGCCGATGACGACCACGACCACCACGAAGCGCCCGCCGGCCGCAATGCCTCGCAAACCGCCGCCACCGACGCCCTGACAGACCCCTACATCCACAAGCACGACGACGCTGAAACCGCCGACTTCCTGGAGCCCGCCGTGAAGGCCAAGCTCCACGCCGTGCTCGACGAGATGTGGGCCGCCGAGCTGCGCCTGCGCACCGGCCAGCCCGCGGCGGCCCGGCCCTTCGAGTACCGCGCCCTGCGGCTGCTCAAGCAGGTGCAGCAGCAAACCCGCGCCTACGTCAAGAAGGCCGGCCTTACCCCTACCCCCCTGCCCGAGGCCACGCTGCGCCTCACCGGCGAGCTGAAGGGCGCGACGGCCCCGCAACGCCGGGAAACAGTGGCGGCCCCAGCTACGCAGCCCACCGTGCGGGCCGCCCTGCGCTGGCTGGCCACCCAGCACGGCCAGCCCGCCCGCCCCGCCGATGCCGCCGCGCTGGAGCAAGCCGGGGCGGCACTTGCCCAAGCCGCTTTGCAAAAGCCCGGCCTCTACCTGCCGGCTTTGCGGGCGCTACGCCAGCTGGCCACCGACGCCCGCGCCGGCCGCGTGCCCTGCGCCAGCTGCCTCGCGCCGGCTCAGCGCGCGCTCACCGATTTGCTGCCCGCGCCCGTGCCGACGGCCGCGCCAGCGGCCACGCCCGACCGCCTGGCCCGCCGCTACTTTGAGGAATTGGGGCGGTGA
- a CDS encoding FMN-dependent NADH-azoreductase yields MQILQIISSAQGTKSHSTQLSQGIIDKLKSAHSGSTVVVRDLAKDPLPYMEEAHLQAYFTPAEGRSPEQQQAVRHSDEAIAQIMAADTLVIGVPFYNFSIPASLKSWLDHLTRAGITFRYTPNGPEGLITGKKVYVAVASGGIYSEGPMQPYDFATPYLRWMLGFLGLTDVTVARAEGVKLPEFQATAVQKGIDSVAV; encoded by the coding sequence ATGCAGATTCTGCAAATAATTTCCAGCGCCCAGGGCACCAAGTCGCACAGCACGCAACTCAGCCAGGGTATCATCGACAAGCTCAAAAGCGCGCATTCTGGCAGCACGGTCGTCGTGCGGGACCTCGCCAAGGACCCGCTGCCCTACATGGAGGAAGCCCACCTACAGGCCTACTTCACGCCCGCCGAAGGCCGCTCGCCCGAGCAGCAGCAGGCCGTGCGCCATTCTGACGAAGCCATCGCGCAAATCATGGCGGCCGACACTCTCGTGATTGGGGTGCCGTTCTACAACTTCAGCATCCCCGCCTCGCTCAAGTCGTGGCTCGACCACCTGACGCGGGCGGGCATCACGTTCCGCTACACGCCCAACGGCCCGGAGGGGCTCATCACGGGCAAGAAAGTGTACGTGGCGGTGGCCAGCGGCGGTATCTACTCCGAAGGCCCGATGCAGCCCTACGATTTCGCCACGCCCTACCTGCGCTGGATGCTCGGTTTCCTGGGCCTCACCGACGTCACCGTGGCCCGCGCCGAAGGCGTGAAGCTACCCGAATTTCAGGCGACTGCCGTGCAAAAAGGCATTGACAGCGTAGCCGTATAA